The Streptomyces sp. NBC_01298 genome contains the following window.
GCCGACGAGCGGCGCCTGGCCCGCTGGTCGCGCCGCGACCTGAACCCGCGCGAGACCCGGCAGCTGGCGCGCTCCCTGCGTCGGGTGGGCCCGGACGGCAAGGGCGCGCTGTCGGTGCACGACGTGGCGCTGCTCGACGAGCTCCAGCAGCTGATCGGCGCGCCCGCGCGGCCCAAGAAGAAGCGGGAGCTGAACCCGCTGGACCAGCTGAGCGGGCTGGAGGAGCTGATGCCGACCCGCGAGGAGACCCAGTGGGAGCGGGCCGAGCGGCTCGCGGCGGAGCGCACCGAGTACGCGCACGTCATCGTCGACGAGGCGCAGGACCTCACGCCGATGCAGTGGCGGATGGTCGGCCGCCGCGGCCGGGGCGGCACGTGGACGGTGGTCGGTGACCCGGCGCAGTCCTCGTGGACCGATCCCGAGGAGGCGGCCGCCGCGCGCGACGAGGCGCTGGGCACGCGGCCGCGGCGCAAGTTCACCCTGACGGTGAACTACCGCAACCCGGCCGAGGTCGCCGAGGTCGCCTCGCGGGTGCTGAAGCTGGCGGCGCCGGGCACGGAGCCGCCGACGGCGGTGCGTTCCACGGGCCTGCGGCCGCGCTTCACGGCGGTGCCCCCCGTGGACGGGGACCTGCGCTCCACCGTCGTCGAGGAGACCCGGCGCCTGCTGGAGCAGGTGGACGGCACGGTCGGCGTGGTCGTGGCCATGGACCGGCGCGCGGAGGCCGCGGGCTGGCTCGCGGACCTGGGGGAGCGGGCGGTCGCCCTGGGCAGCCTGGAGGCGAAGGGCCTGGAGTACGACGCCACGGTCGTGGTCTCCCCGGCGGAGATCGCGAACGAGTCCCCGGCGGGTCTGCGGGTGCTCTACGTGGCCCTGACCCGCGCGACCCAGCAGCTGACGGTGATCTCCACCGGCCAGGACGAGCCGGATGCGGAGGGCGTCGCCGCGCTGCTCAAGCCGTAGGAGCGGGCCGGGGACCGGCACGGGACGGGCGTGGCACCGGCGTAGGGCCGGTTGGTCGGCGGCCAAGGGCGTGGTCCCGACAACCGGTCGCCGGTAGGGGGATCACTTCGGGCGAACCTTTGTTAGCCTGGGTTACGGCACCGACTCGATCCAAGCCCCCGGGCCCAACCTTCGTCGCCTAGAGCGACCACTTGCCGCGAGGCGAGCATGGCGGGTCGGTGTCATAGACGTAGGAAGCACCAGGTCCGCGTCCTCCACTCCGTGGAGGGCGCGGACTTTTTTGTATGGGCCACCCATTCCCCGGACCCCGGTTATCTCGTATGGTGGAAGAGTTCTTCCGAAATTTGTAGCTGGTTACCTTGTACCGGCTGGTAGGTGGGACGATCGGACAACAGGTCCTGCCGCACCTGCCACGTTTCGGCCGGAGCAGTGCTGGGCCCTGTGTACAGAAGAACCAGGGACAGAAGAGGAACACGGCCATGGCAACGGCGCCCAGCGTCTCGTACTCGATGACGGTCCGCCTGGAAGTGCCCGCGAGCGGAACCGCGGTCTCCCAGCTCACCACCGCCGTGGAGTCCTCCGGTGGCTCGGTCACCGGCCTCGACGTGACCGCATCCGGCCACGAAAAGCTCCGCATCGACGTCACCATCGCGGCGACGTCCACGGCGCACGCCGACGAGATCGTCGAGAAGCTCCGCGGGATCGAGGGCGTCAGCCTCGGCAAGGTCTCCGACCGCACCTTCCTGATGCACCTCGGCGGCAAGATCGAGATGCAGTCGAAGCACCCCATCCGCAACCGCGACGACCTCTCGATGATCTACACCCCGGGCGTGGCCCGCGTGTGCATGGCGATCGCCGAGAACCCCGAGGACGCCCGCCGGCTGACCATCAAGCGCAACACCGTCGCAGTCGTGACGGACGGCTCCGCCGTGCTGGGCCTGGGCAACATCGGCCCGATGGCCGCCATGCCGGTCATGGAGGGCAAGGCGGCCCTCTTCAAGCGGTTCGCCGACATCGACGCCTGGCCGATCTGCCTGGACACCCAGGACCCCGACGAGATCGTGGCCGTCGTCAAGGCCATCGCCCCCGGCTTCGCGGGCATCAACCTGGAGGACATCTCCGCGCCGCGCTGCTTCGAGATCGAAGCCCGGCTGCGCGAGGCCCTCGACATCCCCGTCTTCCACGACGACCAGCACGGCACCGCCATCGTGGTCCTCGCCGCCCTCACCAACGCACTGCGCGTGGTGGGCAAGGCCGTTGGCGACGTCAAGGTCGTCATGTCGGGCGCCGGCGCCGCCGGTACCGCGATCCTCAAGCTGCTCCTCGCCGCCGGCGTCAAGAACGCCGTCAGCGCCGACATCCACGGTGTCGTGCACGCGGACCGCCCCGACCTCGTCGACGCGGCCGCGGACTCCCCGCTGCGCTGGATCGCCGACAACACCAACCCCGAGGGCTACACGGGCACTCTGAAGGAGGCCGTGGTCGGCGCCGACGTGTTCATCGGCGTCTCGGCCCCCAACGTCCTGTCCGGCGAGGACGTGGCCGCCATGGCGGAAGGCGCGATCGTGTTCGCGCTCGCGAACCCGGACCCCGAGGTGGACCCGGCGATCGCCCGCCAGACCGCGGCCGTCGTGGCCACGGGCCGGTCCGACTTCCCGAACCAGATCAACAACGTGCTGGTCTTCCCGGGCGTCTTCCGCGGTCTGCTGGACGCCCAGTCCCGCACCGTGAACACCGACATGATGCTGGCCGCCGCGAGCGCCCTGGCCGACGTGGTCGGCGAGGACGAGCTGAACGCGAACTACATCATCCCGTCGGTCTTCAACGACAAGGTCGCCGGCGCGGTCGCCGGAGCCGTCCGCAAGGCCGCCTCCGCGGCCGTGACGGCGCCCACCTCCGTCTGATCCCCGGCGCGTCGCGGGATGCGGGCCCCCCGGGCCGCCCATAGGGTTGCGGGGATGCCCGCGTGGCCCGCGGTCCGCGTCGTCCGGACACCCGTCCGGACGCCTTCTGGCGCGGACGGAGCGTCACCGCGGCGTGACTGTGGCGCTTTTCGTGTGACCCCGGCGGGTGCCGGATTGGCTTTCCCGCCGGTGGTGGGGGCAGGATGCGTAACCGGGCGAGAGGGTCTGACGTCAGACCCGGGTCCGGGGACTGTCCTAGGGCCCTGGCAGCATCGGCTTCGATCTCACGCCTCTAAGGCACGTTGAACACGGGAGTACAACATGAACCGCAGTGAGCTGGTGGCCGCTCTGTCCGAGCGCGCCGAGGTGACCCGCAAGGACGCCGACGCCGTTCTGGCCGCGCTCGCCGAGACCGTCGGCGAGATTGTCGCCAAGGGCGACGAGAAGGTCACCATCCCCGGCTTCCTGACCTTCGAGCGCACCCACCGTGCCGCTCGCACCGCGCGCAACCCGCAGACCGGCGACCCCATCCAGATCCCGGCCGGCTACAGCGTGAAGGTCTCCGCGGGCTCCAAGCTCAAGGAAGCCGCCAAGGGCAAGTAGTCCGCCCTTGTGCCGAGGGCCGCACCGGCCCCCGGGACGGCAGTAGGACGCAGTACGTGACAAGCGGTACGCCAGAGGCGGCCACCCGGCACCGGGTGGCCGCCTCCGGCGCTTCCGGAGGGCGAGTGGCCTCCGGGAGCCAGAACGCCCCCACGGGCCCTGTACGGGGCCCGTGGGGGCGTTCTGGGACGGTCTGGGTGGATCTACGCCCGTGTCAGACGAGGTCCCCGCCCGGGAGCTCGACCTTGGCGCCCAGTTCCACGAGCTTCTCCATGAAGTTCTCGTAGCCCCGGTTGATCAGGTCGATGCCGTGGACCCGCGAGGTGCCCTCGGCGGCGAGCGCCGCGATCAGGTACGAGAACCCGCCGCGCAGGTCGGGGATGACCAGGTCGGCGCCCTGGAGCTTGGTGGGCCCCGAGACGACGGCCGAGTGCAGGAAGTTGCGCTGGCCGAAACGGCAGGCGCTGCCGCCCAGGCACTCCCGGTAGAGCTGGATGTGCGCACCCATCTGGTTGAGCGCGGAGGTGAAGCCCAGGCGGGATTCGTAGACCGTCTCGTGGACGATCGACAGGCCGGCGGCCTGGGTCAGCGCCACGACCAGCGGCTGCTGCCAGTCGGTCTGGAAGCCGGGGTGGACGTCCGTCTCCAGCGCGATGGCGTTGAGCGGACCGCCCGGGTGCCAGAAGCGGATGCCGTCGTCGTCGATCTCGAACGCCCCGCCGACCCGGCGGAAGGTGTTCAGGAAGGTCATCATCGAACGCTGCTGCGCGCCGCGCACGTAGATGTTGCCGCCCGTGGCGAGGGCCGCGGACGCCCAGGAGGCGGCTTCCAGCCGGTCCGGGAGCGCCTTGTGGTTGTAGCCGCCGAGGCGGTCCACGCCGGTGATCCGGATGGTCCGGTCGGTGTCGACGGAGATGATCGCGCCCATCTTCTGCAGGACGCAGATGAGGTCTTCGATCTCCGGTTCGACGGCGGCGTTGCTGAGCTCGGTGACGCCCTCGGCCAGGACGGCCGTCAGCAGCACCTGCTCGGTCGAGCCGACCGACGGGTAGGGCAGGCGGATCTTGCAGCCGCGCAGGCGCTGCGGGGCCTCCAGGTACTGACCGCCCTCGCGCTTCTCGATGGTCGCGCCGAACTGGCGGAGCACCTCGAAGTGGAAGTCGATCGGCCGGCCGCCGATGTCGCAGCCGCCCAGGCCCGGGATGAAGGCGTGGCCGAGGCGGTGCAGCAGCGGGCCGCAGAAGAGGATCGGGATGCGCGAGGAGCCCGCGTGCGCGTCGATGTCGGCGACGTTCGCGCTCTCGACGTGCGAGGGGTCGAGCACCAGCTCGCCCGGTTCGTCGCCGGGCCTGACGGTCACCCCGTGCAGCTGGAGCAGCCCGCGCACGACCCGGACGTCCCGGATGTCGGGAACGTTGCGCAGCCGGCTGGGCTCACTGCCGAGCAGGGCGGCGACCATCGCCTTGGGTACGAGGTTCTTCGCGCCGCGGACACGGATCTCGCCCTCGAGCGGGGTTCCGCCGTGGACAAGCAGTACATCGTCACTGATGCCGGTCATGAATCTCGCGTTCCGGAGAGGGGTGGGCAGGGGGCCAGTGAAAAGGGTAAGGGGCATGCCCCCCTTGTTCGTAAGGCTGACGGGGCCGTAGGACTGTCATGAATTCGGCACAACACCCTGGGTGCCCGCCAGGTGGCGGAGCGTCTCCTTCCGCCCGGGGTCCGGCCGGAGGGCCGTGCGCGCCCCGAACTGCCGCCGTGCGCCCTGAGCTGCGCGGGATCCCGATGTGCCGCTCACTCCCCCTCACGGGCGAATGTGCGAGACCATGTGGCCATGACCGAGGTGTCCTCCCTCACAGGGCGGCTGCTCGTGGCCACCCCCGCCCTCGCGGACCCGAATTTCGACCGCGCGGTCGTCCTGCTGCTCGACCACGACGACCAAGGCTCGCTCGGTGTCGTCCTCAACCGCCCCACCCCGGTGGGCGTCGGCGACGTCCTGCTGCCCTGGGCTCCGCTGGCCAAGGACCCCGGCGTGGTCTTCCAGGGCGGCCCGGTGGCGCTGGACTCGGCGCTGGGGCTGGCGGTCATCCCGGGCGAGGAGGGGCCGCTCGGCTGGCGCCGGGTGCACGGGGCGATCGGCCTGGTGGACCTGGAGGCCCCGCCCGAACTCCTCGCGGCGGCCCTGGGGGGCCTGCGCATCTTCGCCGGGTACTCGGGCTGGGGCCCGGGGCAGCTGGAGGAGGAACTGGGCGTGGGCGCCTGGTACGTGGTCGATTCCGAGCCGGGCGACGTCTCCTTCCCGGATCCGGAACGGCTGTGGCGAGCCGTGCTGCGGCGCCAGCGCAGCGAGCTGGCCATGGTGGCCACGTACGCGGACGACCCGTCGCTGAACTGAGCCCGGGGCCGGGGCGGCCGCGGGGGCCGGTGCGGATCCCTCGCGCGCGAGGGACTCGGTACCCTGGCAGTCATGAGCACTCTTGAGCCCGATCGCGGGACTGGTACGGGGACCCTCGTAGAGCCGACGCCGCAGGTGTCCCACGGCGACGGCGACCACGAGCGCTTCGCCCACTACGTCCAGAAGGACAAGATCATGGAGAGCGCGCTCGGGGGCACCCCCGTCGTCGCGCTCTGCGGCAAGGTCTGGGTGCCGGGCCGGGACCCGAAGAAGTACCCGGTCTGCCCCATGTGCAAGGAGATCTACGAGTCCATGGGCCCCGGCGGGGACAAGGACAAGGGCGGCAAGGACGGGAAGTAGTCCTCCGGCCCTCCTGGAACGGGACGAAGGCCCTCGGTGCGCACACGTGCGCCCGGGGGCCTTTTCCGTGCCCCGGGGGCGGGTTAGGGTCGCCGCATCAGCGCCATGTGAAACGTGCGTTGCACATGCTGCAACGGTGGAGGAGCCGATCCCATGCCCGAGTTGATCCCGCAGCCCCGGTACGCGCGATTCCTGCCCGACGCCGGCACCTACGAGCTCACCGACCCGCTGCTCGACGCCGCTCCCGGTACCGAGGGCGCCGCCCGCTGGCTGCGCCGCGAACTCGGCGCGGCCACCGGCTGGGCGCTGCCGGCCCCGGCCCGCGGGGAGGCGTCCGGCGAACGCCCGGTCATCCGGCTCGCGCTGCGCCCGGACATCGCGCGGGGGACCGGGGCCGAGTCGTACGAGGTCCACGTCGCGGCCTGCTCCGTCCTCCTGGAGGGCGCCGATGAGGCGGGCCTCTTCTATGCCGCCCAGACGCTGCGTCAGCTCCTGGGCGCCGACGCGTACCGGCGGGCGCCGCTGCCCGGAGCGGTGTGGCGGCTGCCGGTCGGCGATCTCCAGGACGGGCCCCGCTTCGGCTGGCGCGGGCTGATGCTCGACGTGGCCCGGCACTTCATGCCCAAGGACGCGGTGCTGCGGTACGTCGACCTGCTCGCCGCCCACAAGCTCAACGTGCTGCACCTGCACCTGACGGACGACCAGGGCTGGCGGGTCGAGATCAAGCGCTACCCGCGGCTCACCGAGGTCGGCGCCTGGCGGGCCCGCAGCCGGTGGGGCCACCGGGCCTCGCCGCTCTGGAACGAGACCCCGCACGGCGGCTTCTACACCCAGGACGACCTGCGCGAGATCGTCGCGTACGCGGCGGAGCGGCACGTGCGGGTGGTGCCGGAGATCGACGTGCCGGGGCACTCGCAGGCCGCGATCGCCGCGTACCCGGAGCTCGGGAACACCGACGTGGTGGACACGGCGGCGCTGGAGGTGTGGGACGACTGGGGCGTCAACGAGAACGTGCTCGCGCCCACCGAGGCCGTCCTGCGGTTCTACGAGGGGGTCTTCGAGGAGCTGCTGGAGATCTTCCCGCCGGAGGTCTCGCCCTTCGTGCACGTGGGCGGCGACGAGTGCCCCAAGGCGCAGTGGAAGGCCTCCGCGGCGGCGCGGGAGCGGATCCGGGAGCTGGGGGTCGACGGCGAGGACGGTCTGCAGTCCTGGTTCATCCGGCACTTCGACGGCTGGCTCGCGGAGCGCGGCCGCCGGCTCATCGGCTGGGACGAGATCCTGGAGGGCGGACTGGCCCCGGGAGCGGCCGTGTCCTCCTGGCGCGGCTACGAGGGCGGCATCGCCGCCGCGGAGGCCGGCCACGACGTGGTGATGTGCCCCGAGCAGCAGGTGTACCTGGACCACCGTCAGGCGGGCGGCGAGGACGAGCCGATGCCCATCGGGTACGTGAGGACATTGGAGGATGTGTACCGGTTCGAGCCGGTTCCGCCGAAGTTGTCCGAGGAGGCCGCCGCCCACGTGCTGGGCGCGCAGGCCAACGTGTGGACCGAGGTGATGGAGGACCAGAGCCGCGTCGACTACCAGGTGTTCCCGCGCCTCGCGGCCTTCGCCGAGGTGGTGTGGTCCCGGCTGCCGGAGCCCGCGGAGCGGGACTACGCGGACTTCGAGGCGCGGATGGCGGCCCACTACCGGCGGCTGGACGCCCTCGGGGTCGACTACCGGCGACCGGGCGGCCCGTTGCCGTGGCAGCGCCGGCCCGGAGTGCTCGGACGCCCGATCGAGGGAGCGCCCCCGAACGTGTGACGGGCCCGCGGCGCGGGCCCCGGCTCGGGCCTCCGTCGCGGCCGCTGTCCCGGCGGCTGTCCCGGCCGCTGTCCCGACCCCTGTCCAGGCGCCCGGACCGAGGCCCGGACGGAGGCC
Protein-coding sequences here:
- the murA gene encoding UDP-N-acetylglucosamine 1-carboxyvinyltransferase; amino-acid sequence: MTGISDDVLLVHGGTPLEGEIRVRGAKNLVPKAMVAALLGSEPSRLRNVPDIRDVRVVRGLLQLHGVTVRPGDEPGELVLDPSHVESANVADIDAHAGSSRIPILFCGPLLHRLGHAFIPGLGGCDIGGRPIDFHFEVLRQFGATIEKREGGQYLEAPQRLRGCKIRLPYPSVGSTEQVLLTAVLAEGVTELSNAAVEPEIEDLICVLQKMGAIISVDTDRTIRITGVDRLGGYNHKALPDRLEAASWASAALATGGNIYVRGAQQRSMMTFLNTFRRVGGAFEIDDDGIRFWHPGGPLNAIALETDVHPGFQTDWQQPLVVALTQAAGLSIVHETVYESRLGFTSALNQMGAHIQLYRECLGGSACRFGQRNFLHSAVVSGPTKLQGADLVIPDLRGGFSYLIAALAAEGTSRVHGIDLINRGYENFMEKLVELGAKVELPGGDLV
- a CDS encoding beta-N-acetylhexosaminidase: MPELIPQPRYARFLPDAGTYELTDPLLDAAPGTEGAARWLRRELGAATGWALPAPARGEASGERPVIRLALRPDIARGTGAESYEVHVAACSVLLEGADEAGLFYAAQTLRQLLGADAYRRAPLPGAVWRLPVGDLQDGPRFGWRGLMLDVARHFMPKDAVLRYVDLLAAHKLNVLHLHLTDDQGWRVEIKRYPRLTEVGAWRARSRWGHRASPLWNETPHGGFYTQDDLREIVAYAAERHVRVVPEIDVPGHSQAAIAAYPELGNTDVVDTAALEVWDDWGVNENVLAPTEAVLRFYEGVFEELLEIFPPEVSPFVHVGGDECPKAQWKASAAARERIRELGVDGEDGLQSWFIRHFDGWLAERGRRLIGWDEILEGGLAPGAAVSSWRGYEGGIAAAEAGHDVVMCPEQQVYLDHRQAGGEDEPMPIGYVRTLEDVYRFEPVPPKLSEEAAAHVLGAQANVWTEVMEDQSRVDYQVFPRLAAFAEVVWSRLPEPAERDYADFEARMAAHYRRLDALGVDYRRPGGPLPWQRRPGVLGRPIEGAPPNV
- a CDS encoding DUF3039 domain-containing protein translates to MSTLEPDRGTGTGTLVEPTPQVSHGDGDHERFAHYVQKDKIMESALGGTPVVALCGKVWVPGRDPKKYPVCPMCKEIYESMGPGGDKDKGGKDGK
- a CDS encoding HU family DNA-binding protein, whose protein sequence is MNRSELVAALSERAEVTRKDADAVLAALAETVGEIVAKGDEKVTIPGFLTFERTHRAARTARNPQTGDPIQIPAGYSVKVSAGSKLKEAAKGK
- a CDS encoding NAD-dependent malic enzyme; this translates as MATAPSVSYSMTVRLEVPASGTAVSQLTTAVESSGGSVTGLDVTASGHEKLRIDVTIAATSTAHADEIVEKLRGIEGVSLGKVSDRTFLMHLGGKIEMQSKHPIRNRDDLSMIYTPGVARVCMAIAENPEDARRLTIKRNTVAVVTDGSAVLGLGNIGPMAAMPVMEGKAALFKRFADIDAWPICLDTQDPDEIVAVVKAIAPGFAGINLEDISAPRCFEIEARLREALDIPVFHDDQHGTAIVVLAALTNALRVVGKAVGDVKVVMSGAGAAGTAILKLLLAAGVKNAVSADIHGVVHADRPDLVDAAADSPLRWIADNTNPEGYTGTLKEAVVGADVFIGVSAPNVLSGEDVAAMAEGAIVFALANPDPEVDPAIARQTAAVVATGRSDFPNQINNVLVFPGVFRGLLDAQSRTVNTDMMLAAASALADVVGEDELNANYIIPSVFNDKVAGAVAGAVRKAASAAVTAPTSV
- a CDS encoding YqgE/AlgH family protein, with the translated sequence MTEVSSLTGRLLVATPALADPNFDRAVVLLLDHDDQGSLGVVLNRPTPVGVGDVLLPWAPLAKDPGVVFQGGPVALDSALGLAVIPGEEGPLGWRRVHGAIGLVDLEAPPELLAAALGGLRIFAGYSGWGPGQLEEELGVGAWYVVDSEPGDVSFPDPERLWRAVLRRQRSELAMVATYADDPSLN